A window from Cryptomeria japonica chromosome 1, Sugi_1.0, whole genome shotgun sequence encodes these proteins:
- the LOC131070625 gene encoding endochitinase 4-like produces MATYAKILVLLIATLIFVGEIQFSSSQNCGCAQGLCCSKWGYCGTTQAYCGSGCQQGPCTSNPTPSPSVPAASGSIESIITRDFFNRIKSGISASCKGTNFYTYDGFISAAKAGSFAGFGTSGSLDVRKRELAAFFANVAHETGNLCYVEEIAKATYCQSSTEYPCASGKQYYGRGPLQLTWNYNYGAAGKYVGLPLLNNPDLVAQQPDVAFKTSLWFWMVNSNCHTAMTSTGGKGFAGTIRAINGGECDGGRPSAVQSRVSSYQKFCGWLGVSTGPNLSC; encoded by the exons ATGGCGACATATGCAAAGATTTTAGTGCTATTAATAGCTACGCTGATATTTGTAGGAGAGATACAGTTTAGCTCCTCACAAAACTGTGGGTGTGCCCAAGGACTGTGCTGCAGCAAGTGGGGATACTGTGGAACCACTCAAGCTTATTGTGGATCCGGTTGTCAGCAGGGCCCATGTACTTCTAATCCTACGCCATCGCCTTCTGTCCCTGCTGCATCCGGATCCATTGAATCCATTATCACCCGGGATTTCTTTAACCGGATTAAATCTGGAATTTCTGCTTCTTGCAAGGGAACTAACTTCTACACTTACGATGGCTTTATCAGCGCAGCTAAAGCTGGCAGTTTTGCTGGTTTTGGCACCTCTGGAAGTCTTGATGTTCGCAAGAGAGAGCTCGCTGCTTTCTTCGCTAACGTGGCCCATGAGACTGGAA ATCTGTGCTATGTGGAAGAGATTGCAAAAGCTACGTATTGCCAGTCTTCCACAGAATATCCTTGTGCGAGTGGAAAGCAATACTACGGACGGGGGCCTCTTCAGTTAACCTG gAACTACAACTATGGAGCTGCTGGAAAATATGTGGGACTTCCTCTGCTGAATAACCCAGATTTGGTTGCCCAACAGCCAGACGTTGCGTTCAAGACATCACTCTGGTTTTGGATGGTGAATAGCAACTGTCACACCGCTATGACTTCCACCGGCGGGAAAGGGTTTGCCGGCACCATCAGAGCCATTAATGGCGGAGAATGTGATGGAGGACGACCATCGGCAGTACAGAGTCGAGTGAGTTCGTATCAGAAATTCTGTGGATGGTTGGGTGTTTCCACCGGTCCCAACCTTTCTTGTTAG